A region of Antricoccus suffuscus DNA encodes the following proteins:
- a CDS encoding HU family DNA-binding protein gives MNRSELIQAIAGKTDVANKDVDAVLSSLADVAGEAMNSGDAIKLPGFLTFERVTRSARTARNPQTGEEIAVPAKFGVKVSAGAVLKRSVEGQKP, from the coding sequence ATGAATCGATCTGAACTCATCCAGGCGATCGCGGGCAAGACCGATGTCGCGAACAAAGATGTCGACGCTGTCCTGTCCTCGCTTGCCGATGTCGCCGGCGAGGCGATGAACAGCGGCGACGCGATCAAGCTTCCGGGCTTCCTCACCTTTGAGCGGGTCACCCGCTCGGCCCGTACGGCGCGCAACCCCCAGACCGGCGAGGAGATCGCCGTACCGGCGAAGTTCGGCGTCAAGGTCAGTGCTGGCGCTGTGCTGAAGCGCTCGGTCGAGGGCCAGAAGCCGTAG
- the pth gene encoding aminoacyl-tRNA hydrolase produces the protein MPTTGSLLVVGLGNPGPTYAATRHNVGYMVANVLAARSGVSFKRHRTGAEIAETHLGAPPAPRAVLAKPLSFMNLSGGPVSGLASYFHIEVAGVVVIHDELDLPLGTVRLKQGGGDNGHNGLRSITKSLSTKDYVRIRVGIGRPPGRQDPADFVLKPFASAERAEVGVIIEEAADAVELFAREGLAVAQNRIHTS, from the coding sequence ATGCCGACGACGGGCTCATTACTTGTCGTCGGCCTGGGTAACCCCGGTCCGACGTACGCCGCCACGCGGCACAACGTCGGCTACATGGTTGCAAATGTGCTCGCCGCCCGGTCCGGTGTTTCCTTCAAGAGACACCGGACCGGCGCCGAGATCGCCGAGACGCACCTCGGCGCGCCACCCGCGCCTCGTGCGGTGCTGGCTAAACCGCTGAGCTTTATGAACCTGTCCGGAGGTCCGGTAAGCGGGCTGGCGTCGTACTTCCATATCGAGGTCGCCGGTGTGGTGGTCATCCACGACGAGCTGGATCTACCGCTGGGCACCGTTCGGCTCAAACAAGGCGGCGGCGACAACGGCCACAATGGACTGCGGTCGATCACCAAATCGCTGTCGACTAAGGACTATGTGCGCATCCGTGTTGGAATCGGCCGTCCGCCTGGTCGCCAAGACCCGGCCGATTTTGTGCTGAAGCCGTTTGCCTCGGCCGAGCGGGCTGAAGTCGGTGTCATTATCGAGGAAGCGGCCGACGCCGTCGAGCTCTTCGCGCGCGAAGGGCTGGCGGTGGCCCAAAACCGCATACACACGTCGTAG
- the mfd gene encoding transcription-repair coupling factor, whose product MTAEHQEAVTLRGTLHALQGDPALAQALETLSSGDGSGELTLRCPQPLQPFVIAATAARLSGKPVIAVTATNRDAELLTEALGSLLDAGEVGHFPSWETLPHEKLSPRADTVGERLSVLRRLAHPEEHGALSVVVTPIRSMLQPIISGLGDVSPVNLKAGDTIPLDDIVRALVATGYSRVEMVEKRGEFAVRGGIVDVFPPTEQHPVRVELWGDDVDEMRYFSVADQRSLGEAPEALWAPPCRELLLTDDVRARAGALLREHPDLAEMLEPISEGTAVEGMESLIPVLVSEDGGLRLFVEELAAGSLVLVCDPQRAHARAIEMVHSSQEFLDASWAVAAGGGDAPIDLGAAAYRSIEEVREAAEASGQLWWELDPLSEGDIEGETALDAHAVEQYVGDPERLMSDVRGYLADGWTVVVTFAGHGTAQRAVERFADADVPAQYGCEFRPGVVTVTTAMLGAGFVAPTAGLVVITESDLTSSRGQASKPTGKMPSRRRNAVDPLQLQPGDFVVHEQHGVGKYVEMVRRTVNGGEREYLTIEYAAGKRGQPADRLFVPTDQLDQVTRYVGGEAPSLNKLGGSDWAKTKGRARKAVKEIAGELIRLYAARTSAPGHAFGPDTPWQRELEDAFPYVETADQLAAIDEVKSDMEKSVPMDRVISGDVGYGKTEIAVRAAFKAVQDGKQVAILVPTTLLSQQHFQTFSERFSQFPVKIAELSRFTPQADVQATMEGVADGTIDVAIGTHRLLQPTTRFKDLGLVIVDEEQRFGVEHKEYLKQIRTAVDMLTMSATPIPRTLEMSLTGIREMSTMLTPPEERHPILTFVGAQNDKQLVASIRRELLRDGQVFYLHNRVRSIDKAAAHIRDLVPEARVAVAHGQMGEDELERIMLGFGEREYDVLVATTIIEAGLDIPNANTLIVERADLLGLSQLHQIRGRVGRSRERAYAYFLYPPDRPLNDTAYDRLATIAQNTELGAGMAVAMKDLEIRGAGNLLGGEQSGHIAGVGFDLYVRMVGEAVADYRGDAPTEESVDVRIDLPVSAHVPHDYIEGERLRLEVYRKIAAVTDDAVADQVRAELADRYGPVPVEIENLISVAKLRALATQLGVTEISTQGKQIRFGPISLGDAAQMKLARLYKGSNYKSGPAVVAIPRPTEGAGLASPPLRNQAVIDWARGVLTDLVPVPATV is encoded by the coding sequence GTGACCGCCGAGCACCAAGAAGCCGTAACTTTGCGCGGCACGCTGCACGCACTCCAAGGCGACCCTGCGCTTGCGCAGGCGCTCGAGACACTCAGCAGCGGGGACGGTAGTGGCGAGCTGACGCTACGATGCCCGCAGCCCCTGCAGCCGTTCGTGATCGCGGCCACCGCCGCACGGCTTTCAGGCAAACCGGTGATCGCGGTGACGGCAACTAACCGTGACGCCGAACTGCTCACCGAGGCGCTCGGCAGCTTGCTGGACGCCGGGGAAGTGGGCCACTTCCCATCGTGGGAAACGCTCCCACACGAGAAGCTGTCGCCCCGCGCCGACACGGTCGGCGAGCGGCTCTCGGTGCTGCGCCGGCTTGCGCACCCGGAAGAGCACGGCGCGCTGTCCGTCGTGGTCACCCCGATCCGCAGCATGCTGCAGCCGATCATCTCCGGCCTCGGTGACGTCTCGCCGGTCAATCTCAAGGCCGGCGACACTATTCCGCTTGACGACATCGTCCGGGCGCTCGTTGCCACCGGATACAGCCGGGTCGAAATGGTTGAGAAGCGCGGCGAGTTCGCGGTTCGAGGCGGCATCGTCGACGTATTCCCGCCCACGGAGCAGCATCCGGTGCGGGTGGAGCTGTGGGGCGACGACGTCGATGAGATGCGCTACTTCTCGGTTGCCGACCAGCGTTCGCTCGGCGAGGCGCCCGAAGCACTATGGGCGCCACCCTGTCGGGAACTGTTACTCACCGACGACGTCCGAGCACGGGCTGGCGCGTTGCTGCGCGAACACCCCGACCTCGCCGAGATGCTGGAGCCGATCAGCGAGGGGACCGCGGTCGAAGGCATGGAGTCGCTGATCCCCGTGCTTGTGTCCGAGGACGGCGGGCTGCGGTTGTTCGTGGAGGAGCTCGCGGCCGGCTCGTTGGTGCTGGTCTGCGACCCGCAACGCGCGCACGCCCGCGCCATCGAGATGGTGCACTCAAGCCAGGAGTTCCTCGACGCCTCGTGGGCGGTCGCGGCCGGTGGCGGTGACGCTCCGATCGACCTTGGAGCGGCGGCGTACCGCAGCATCGAGGAGGTCCGTGAGGCCGCTGAGGCGAGTGGTCAGTTGTGGTGGGAGCTCGATCCGCTCAGCGAAGGTGACATCGAGGGCGAGACCGCACTCGATGCGCACGCCGTCGAACAATACGTCGGCGACCCAGAGCGGCTAATGAGCGATGTGCGCGGCTACCTGGCCGACGGCTGGACCGTCGTGGTCACCTTCGCCGGCCACGGTACGGCGCAGCGAGCCGTCGAGCGATTTGCCGACGCGGACGTCCCCGCCCAATACGGCTGCGAGTTTCGCCCAGGCGTCGTGACTGTCACGACTGCGATGCTTGGCGCCGGTTTCGTCGCGCCGACCGCCGGGCTCGTCGTGATTACCGAGTCTGACCTGACCAGCTCCCGTGGCCAGGCCAGCAAGCCGACGGGCAAGATGCCCTCTCGTCGACGCAACGCGGTCGACCCGCTGCAGCTGCAACCGGGCGACTTCGTCGTTCACGAGCAGCATGGCGTCGGCAAATACGTCGAAATGGTGCGTCGCACGGTCAACGGTGGTGAGCGCGAATACCTCACCATCGAGTACGCCGCAGGTAAGCGCGGTCAGCCCGCTGACCGGCTTTTCGTGCCGACCGATCAGCTGGACCAGGTGACGCGTTATGTTGGCGGTGAGGCGCCGTCGCTCAACAAACTCGGTGGTTCGGACTGGGCGAAGACGAAGGGCCGCGCCCGCAAGGCGGTCAAGGAGATCGCCGGCGAGCTGATCCGGCTGTACGCGGCACGGACGTCGGCGCCCGGACACGCGTTCGGGCCGGACACTCCATGGCAGCGTGAGCTTGAGGACGCGTTTCCGTACGTCGAGACCGCAGACCAGCTCGCCGCAATCGACGAAGTCAAAAGCGACATGGAGAAGTCGGTCCCGATGGACCGGGTGATCTCCGGCGACGTGGGCTACGGCAAGACCGAGATCGCCGTGCGTGCGGCTTTCAAGGCAGTGCAGGACGGCAAGCAGGTCGCGATCCTGGTGCCCACTACTTTGCTTTCGCAGCAGCACTTTCAGACGTTCTCCGAACGCTTTAGCCAGTTCCCGGTCAAGATCGCCGAGTTGTCCCGCTTTACCCCGCAGGCCGACGTACAGGCCACGATGGAAGGTGTCGCGGACGGGACGATTGACGTCGCGATCGGCACTCATCGACTCCTGCAGCCGACCACGCGGTTCAAGGATCTCGGACTAGTCATCGTCGACGAGGAGCAGCGGTTTGGGGTGGAGCACAAGGAATACCTCAAGCAGATCCGCACCGCGGTCGACATGCTCACTATGTCCGCGACGCCGATCCCGCGCACCCTGGAGATGAGTCTTACCGGCATTCGGGAGATGTCGACGATGCTGACTCCGCCGGAGGAGCGGCACCCGATCCTGACGTTCGTGGGCGCGCAAAACGACAAGCAGCTCGTCGCGTCGATCCGACGGGAGTTGCTGCGCGACGGCCAGGTTTTCTACCTGCACAACCGGGTCCGGTCGATTGACAAGGCCGCCGCGCACATTCGCGACCTCGTTCCCGAGGCGCGGGTCGCGGTCGCGCACGGACAGATGGGCGAGGACGAGCTCGAACGCATCATGCTCGGCTTCGGGGAGCGGGAGTACGACGTACTCGTCGCGACCACGATCATCGAGGCGGGCCTTGACATCCCTAACGCCAACACCTTGATTGTGGAGCGCGCCGACCTACTCGGGTTGTCTCAACTGCACCAGATCCGAGGGCGCGTCGGCCGTTCACGCGAGCGCGCCTACGCCTACTTCCTGTATCCACCGGACCGCCCACTCAACGACACGGCCTATGACCGGTTAGCGACGATCGCGCAGAACACCGAGCTCGGCGCCGGCATGGCCGTCGCCATGAAAGACCTGGAGATCCGCGGCGCCGGCAACCTGCTCGGCGGTGAGCAGTCCGGTCACATCGCCGGGGTCGGGTTCGACCTGTACGTGCGGATGGTCGGTGAGGCCGTCGCGGACTACCGCGGTGACGCTCCGACCGAAGAGTCCGTCGACGTACGCATCGACCTGCCGGTCAGCGCGCACGTGCCGCATGACTACATCGAAGGCGAGCGGCTGCGACTCGAGGTCTACCGCAAGATCGCCGCGGTGACCGACGACGCCGTCGCTGACCAGGTTCGTGCGGAGCTTGCCGACCGCTACGGGCCGGTGCCGGTCGAGATCGAAAACCTCATCTCGGTGGCCAAGCTCCGGGCGTTGGCTACGCAGCTCGGCGTCACCGAGATCTCGACCCAGGGCAAGCAAATTCGATTTGGTCCGATAAGCCTTGGCGATGCGGCGCAGATGAAGCTCGCCCGCCTCTACAAGGGCTCCAACTACAAGTCCGGGCCGGCCGTCGTGGCGATTCCACGTCCCACCGAAGGCGCCGGGCTCGCCTCGCCGCCGCTGCGTAACCAGGCGGTCATCGACTGGGCCCGCGGCGTACTGACCGATCTCGTGCCCGTGCCAGCAACCGTCTAA
- a CDS encoding ABC transporter permease, giving the protein MDVLNPRIPVGDWINDILDWLTTHIAWLFDFIKIVLDGFYDGLNYVLSTPSYLIIIVVLAVLAYFVRGWKFALATVVGFYLIRGFNQWENAMSTIALVLVAVVIALAIAIPLGIWAARSTTVSRIVKPILDLMQTLPALVYLIPAITIFSVGTTPGAIATIIFALPPGVRLTELAIRGVDKEVVEAGHAFGASPSRILRQIQLPLALPTIMAGVNQVIMLSLSMVVLAGMAGSGGLGGAVVGSLSSLDVPLGMEAGLAVVFIAIYLDRLSNALGTRSSSLRSRETADA; this is encoded by the coding sequence ATGGACGTACTCAACCCCCGAATACCGGTTGGCGACTGGATCAACGACATCCTCGACTGGCTGACCACCCACATCGCGTGGCTGTTCGACTTCATCAAGATCGTGCTCGACGGTTTCTACGACGGCCTCAACTACGTGCTCTCGACGCCGAGCTACCTAATCATCATCGTCGTGCTGGCGGTCCTCGCCTACTTCGTGCGCGGCTGGAAGTTTGCACTGGCTACGGTCGTCGGCTTCTATCTGATCCGCGGATTCAACCAGTGGGAGAACGCGATGAGCACCATCGCGCTCGTCCTTGTCGCCGTCGTTATTGCGCTCGCGATCGCTATTCCTCTTGGAATCTGGGCCGCGCGGTCAACTACGGTCTCGCGGATCGTCAAGCCGATCCTCGACCTCATGCAGACGCTACCCGCGTTGGTCTATCTCATCCCGGCCATCACGATCTTCAGCGTCGGGACGACCCCGGGCGCTATCGCGACAATCATTTTCGCCCTTCCGCCCGGCGTACGGCTCACTGAGCTGGCCATCCGCGGAGTCGACAAGGAAGTCGTCGAGGCCGGGCACGCGTTCGGCGCGAGCCCCAGTCGCATCCTGCGGCAGATCCAGCTTCCACTTGCGCTACCCACGATCATGGCCGGCGTAAACCAGGTGATCATGCTGTCCCTGTCGATGGTCGTACTCGCCGGCATGGCCGGATCGGGCGGACTTGGTGGCGCCGTGGTCGGCTCACTGAGCAGCCTTGATGTGCCGCTCGGTATGGAAGCTGGCCTCGCGGTCGTATTCATCGCGATCTACCTAGACCGGCTCAGCAACGCGCTTGGCACTCGGTCGTCGTCGTTGCGATCCCGCGAAACCGCCGACGCCTAG
- a CDS encoding glycine betaine ABC transporter substrate-binding protein, producing the protein MFKKSRVFASMLAVGALALSACGASNTSSDSGSKSNDAASSKWANCDMHKGVKDASSEKADAKKDITIGAFNGWDESFATAHLLKAVLEKDGYTVNIKAFEAAPGYTGVAQGDIDFLTDGWLPVTHADYLKKYGDKLEDLGCWYDNAKLTIAVNKDSPAQSIGDLKKMGDKYDNKLIGIEAGAGLTKQTKKAIPEYGLDNLEYTISSTPAMLAAIKKSQADGTNIAVTLWRPHWAYAAFPMRDLKDPKGAMGGKEFIHTFARTGFQDDFPKASQIVKNLILSDENLSSLENVMFGDDNFAGKDNDAAVAQWLSENPDFIDQLTTGKL; encoded by the coding sequence GTGTTCAAGAAAAGTAGGGTATTTGCGAGCATGCTCGCGGTCGGCGCACTTGCGCTGTCCGCGTGCGGAGCGTCCAACACCTCAAGCGACTCGGGCAGCAAGTCCAACGACGCGGCGTCCAGCAAGTGGGCTAACTGCGATATGCACAAGGGCGTCAAAGACGCGTCGTCGGAGAAGGCCGACGCCAAGAAGGACATCACCATCGGCGCCTTCAACGGCTGGGACGAGTCTTTCGCGACCGCGCACCTGCTCAAGGCCGTGCTCGAAAAAGACGGCTATACGGTCAATATCAAGGCATTCGAAGCCGCACCTGGTTACACCGGGGTCGCTCAAGGCGATATCGACTTCCTGACCGACGGTTGGCTTCCGGTAACGCACGCGGACTACCTCAAGAAGTACGGCGACAAGCTCGAAGACCTCGGCTGCTGGTACGACAACGCCAAGCTGACGATCGCCGTCAATAAGGACTCCCCCGCGCAGAGCATCGGCGACCTGAAGAAGATGGGCGACAAGTACGACAACAAGCTCATCGGCATCGAGGCCGGCGCCGGTCTGACCAAGCAGACTAAGAAGGCCATCCCGGAGTACGGCCTCGACAACCTCGAGTACACCATCTCCTCGACACCGGCAATGCTCGCGGCGATCAAGAAGTCGCAGGCGGACGGCACCAACATCGCCGTCACGCTGTGGCGTCCACACTGGGCGTACGCCGCGTTCCCGATGCGCGACCTCAAGGATCCGAAGGGCGCCATGGGCGGCAAGGAGTTCATCCACACCTTCGCTCGCACCGGATTCCAGGACGATTTCCCGAAGGCCTCGCAGATCGTCAAGAACCTCATCCTCAGCGACGAGAACCTGTCGTCCCTGGAAAACGTGATGTTCGGTGACGACAACTTCGCCGGCAAGGACAATGACGCCGCCGTTGCCCAGTGGCTCAGCGAAAACCCTGACTTCATCGATCAGCTGACGACTGGCAAGCTCTAA
- a CDS encoding 50S ribosomal protein L25/general stress protein Ctc, with protein sequence MSDEVRIPATKRSEFGKGSARRTRREGNIPAVLYGHGTDPVHLALAGHTLTMALRHGGTNTLLTIEVDGDDVLALPKDLQIHPIKRIISHLDLLIVRKGQKVHVDVPIVLVGEAAPGTQINTDMQEVSIEAEATNIPETIEVNIDGFEIGTQVLASDLQLPSGSVLVSDPETLVLNIVEPQEADTDSDAEAEETATEASSEASDAEPAGEADKSDEE encoded by the coding sequence GTGTCTGACGAAGTACGTATCCCCGCGACGAAGCGGAGTGAATTCGGCAAGGGCTCGGCCCGCCGCACCCGCCGCGAAGGCAACATCCCGGCCGTCCTCTACGGCCACGGCACCGATCCGGTCCACCTCGCGTTAGCAGGGCACACCCTCACGATGGCGTTGCGTCATGGCGGCACCAACACGCTCCTCACGATTGAGGTCGACGGGGACGATGTCTTGGCGCTGCCGAAGGACCTCCAGATCCACCCCATCAAGCGGATCATCAGCCATCTCGATCTACTCATCGTGCGCAAGGGCCAGAAGGTCCACGTTGATGTGCCGATCGTCTTGGTCGGCGAGGCGGCCCCGGGCACCCAAATCAACACCGATATGCAGGAAGTCTCGATCGAGGCCGAGGCCACGAACATTCCTGAGACGATCGAGGTCAACATCGACGGCTTCGAGATCGGCACCCAGGTCCTGGCGTCCGATCTTCAGTTGCCGTCCGGTTCGGTCCTGGTGTCCGATCCTGAGACTCTCGTGCTCAACATTGTCGAGCCGCAGGAGGCCGACACCGACAGCGATGCCGAGGCCGAAGAGACCGCGACCGAGGCCTCGTCCGAAGCGTCCGATGCTGAGCCCGCCGGCGAGGCCGATAAGTCTGACGAAGAGTAG
- a CDS encoding quaternary amine ABC transporter ATP-binding protein, whose translation MTKVRAQNVYKVFGRREGEAVKRLSEGASAKEVKNLGTAAVIDASFDVNEGEIFVVMGLSGSGKSTLIRMLNGLWKPSSGSVFVEDTDLAKASDSQLRDIRRDKVSMVFQHFALMPHRTVRENAAYALEVNGVPKSERDERADKWLDTVGLEGWGDQYPGQLSGGMQQRVGLARALAAETDILLMDEAFSALDPLIRREMQDQLIELQATLGKTIIFITHDLNEAMYVGDRIAVMRDGRIVQIGTAEQILTDPANDYVAQFVQDVDRTRVLTASSVMEQPTAVVSSNAGPRRVVEELRKNQQSGVLVTSRDRKLLGYVSDDDAIAAAKKNVMSIEGLIRTDLLNTVAPDTPLVGLFAPSSGSPIPLAVVDEQGRLRGVIPRVALLASMANLTNGEEHVEVVDENGRPHTGIPVASNGAPVSDAPQDLEPNAEEVHS comes from the coding sequence GTGACAAAGGTACGCGCACAGAACGTGTACAAAGTCTTCGGCAGGCGCGAGGGCGAGGCGGTCAAACGCCTCAGCGAAGGCGCTTCGGCCAAGGAGGTCAAGAACCTCGGTACCGCTGCCGTCATAGACGCAAGTTTCGATGTCAACGAAGGCGAGATCTTCGTTGTTATGGGACTGTCCGGTTCGGGCAAGTCCACACTCATCCGGATGCTCAACGGTCTCTGGAAGCCCTCGTCAGGGTCGGTTTTCGTCGAAGATACCGATCTCGCGAAGGCTTCGGACAGCCAATTGCGCGACATCCGCAGAGATAAAGTCTCGATGGTGTTCCAGCACTTTGCCTTGATGCCGCATCGCACGGTGAGAGAGAACGCCGCCTACGCACTTGAGGTCAACGGCGTACCAAAGTCCGAGCGTGACGAACGCGCCGACAAATGGCTCGACACGGTGGGGCTCGAAGGCTGGGGCGACCAATACCCAGGACAGCTTTCAGGCGGTATGCAGCAGCGCGTTGGGCTGGCCCGCGCGCTCGCCGCGGAGACCGACATCTTGCTGATGGACGAGGCGTTCTCCGCTCTCGACCCGCTCATTCGCCGCGAGATGCAGGACCAGCTGATCGAGCTCCAGGCAACGCTCGGCAAGACGATCATCTTTATCACTCACGATCTCAACGAAGCGATGTATGTCGGCGACCGGATCGCGGTCATGCGTGACGGCCGGATCGTGCAGATCGGCACCGCCGAGCAAATCCTGACCGACCCGGCAAACGACTACGTCGCCCAGTTCGTGCAGGACGTCGACCGCACCCGCGTTCTCACGGCCAGTTCGGTGATGGAGCAGCCGACCGCCGTCGTATCGAGCAACGCCGGACCGCGCCGCGTCGTGGAAGAACTGCGCAAAAACCAGCAATCCGGGGTGCTGGTCACATCTCGCGACCGCAAGCTGCTCGGCTACGTAAGCGATGACGATGCGATAGCAGCGGCAAAAAAGAACGTCATGTCGATCGAGGGCCTCATCCGCACTGACTTGCTCAATACGGTCGCGCCTGACACTCCCCTGGTCGGATTGTTTGCCCCCTCATCGGGTTCACCGATTCCGCTAGCGGTCGTCGACGAACAAGGTCGGCTACGCGGCGTCATCCCACGGGTGGCATTGCTTGCGTCCATGGCCAACCTGACCAACGGCGAGGAGCACGTCGAGGTCGTCGACGAAAACGGTCGGCCGCACACAGGGATACCAGTGGCGTCGAATGGCGCACCCGTGAGTGATGCGCCCCAAGACCTTGAACCGAACGCCGAGGAGGTGCACTCGTAA
- a CDS encoding glycine betaine ABC transporter substrate-binding protein — protein sequence MFKRSKFLTTLLALGALTLSACGASNASSDSEGTSSSAGTKWDKCDMRKGAKDVSSEQADAKKDITIGAFNGWDESFATAHLLKAIFEKDGYTVNIKAFEAAPGYTGVAQGDIDFLTDGWLPVTHASYIKKYGDKLEDLGCWYNKGKNTIAVNEDSPAQTIGDLKKMGDKYDNKLIGIEPGAGLTKMTKEKAIPEYGLDNLEYTTSSTPAMLAAIKKSQADGTNIAVTLWRPHWAYAAFPMRDLEDPKGAMGGDEFIHTFARKGFQDDFPKASQIVKNLVLNDEQLAELENVMFGDDNFAGKDNDAAVAQWLNENPEFADQLTSGKL from the coding sequence ATGTTCAAGCGATCCAAATTTCTCACCACGCTGCTGGCACTGGGGGCATTGACGCTTTCCGCTTGCGGCGCCTCCAACGCGTCCAGCGACTCTGAGGGCACCAGTTCATCGGCCGGCACCAAATGGGACAAGTGCGACATGCGCAAGGGCGCCAAAGACGTCTCGTCCGAACAGGCCGACGCCAAGAAGGACATCACCATCGGCGCCTTCAACGGTTGGGACGAGTCTTTTGCGACCGCCCATCTACTCAAGGCGATCTTCGAGAAGGACGGCTACACCGTCAACATCAAGGCGTTCGAAGCCGCACCGGGCTACACCGGCGTCGCGCAGGGCGATATCGACTTCCTGACCGACGGCTGGCTCCCGGTCACACACGCCAGCTATATCAAAAAATACGGCGACAAGCTCGAAGACCTCGGCTGCTGGTACAACAAGGGAAAGAACACCATCGCCGTTAACGAGGACTCCCCCGCCCAGACGATCGGCGATCTGAAGAAGATGGGCGACAAGTACGACAACAAGCTCATCGGCATCGAGCCTGGCGCCGGACTGACGAAGATGACCAAAGAGAAGGCGATTCCCGAGTACGGCCTTGACAACCTCGAGTACACCACCTCGTCTACGCCGGCAATGCTTGCCGCGATCAAGAAGTCGCAGGCGGACGGCACCAACATCGCCGTCACCCTCTGGCGTCCGCACTGGGCATACGCGGCGTTCCCGATGCGCGACCTCGAAGATCCGAAGGGCGCCATGGGCGGCGACGAGTTCATCCACACGTTCGCGCGGAAGGGATTCCAGGACGACTTCCCGAAGGCCTCTCAAATCGTCAAGAACCTTGTTCTCAACGACGAGCAGCTCGCGGAGCTGGAAAACGTAATGTTCGGTGACGACAACTTCGCGGGTAAAGACAACGACGCCGCCGTCGCACAATGGCTCAACGAAAACCCGGAGTTTGCCGATCAGCTGACAAGCGGGAAGCTCTAG
- a CDS encoding inositol monophosphatase family protein, which yields MADPVSEQLSDDLEFARDLAHRAGELLVDLRAEIGYADRWALMNAGDQAAQNLIADRLTRYRPADAVLSEEAPDSLVRLSADRVWIIDPVDGTSAYAKEGSTEWAVHIALWERGALTLGVVGRPATGEIFDSETATLEPVRHTGMRVVGSRSRATKFFRDVCADLGAEVVSMSSAGIKVLAVVTGEADAYLHTGGQYQWDNAAPIAVARAAGLHATRVDGREIVYNERSTSIEDLFICRPERVAEIEAAIRRHS from the coding sequence GTGGCAGATCCGGTGTCCGAGCAGCTGTCCGACGACCTTGAGTTCGCCCGTGACCTCGCGCACCGGGCAGGTGAGTTACTGGTCGACCTGCGGGCGGAGATCGGGTACGCCGACCGCTGGGCGCTGATGAACGCCGGCGATCAGGCGGCGCAGAACCTCATCGCCGATCGACTCACCCGCTATCGCCCTGCGGACGCCGTACTCTCCGAAGAAGCGCCAGACTCGCTCGTGCGGCTCTCCGCGGACCGGGTATGGATCATTGACCCGGTCGACGGTACGTCGGCGTACGCCAAAGAGGGCAGCACCGAGTGGGCCGTGCACATCGCGCTCTGGGAGCGCGGCGCGCTGACTCTCGGGGTCGTCGGGCGCCCGGCGACCGGGGAGATATTCGACTCTGAGACGGCCACGCTCGAGCCGGTACGGCACACCGGAATGCGAGTCGTGGGCAGCCGCTCGCGGGCCACGAAGTTCTTCCGGGACGTCTGTGCGGACCTCGGCGCGGAGGTTGTGAGCATGTCTTCGGCGGGCATCAAGGTGCTCGCCGTGGTGACCGGCGAGGCCGACGCGTACCTGCACACCGGGGGTCAGTACCAGTGGGACAACGCGGCCCCGATAGCGGTCGCGCGGGCCGCCGGATTGCACGCGACACGCGTCGACGGACGTGAGATCGTTTACAACGAACGGTCGACCTCGATTGAGGATCTATTTATCTGCCGACCCGAACGCGTTGCGGAGATTGAGGCGGCGATTCGCCGCCATAGTTGA